In the Paenibacillus pabuli genome, one interval contains:
- a CDS encoding spore coat protein has product MNPIIEHLMGVQPLTDQVIAMDYLITSKSAVRNYAMAVTDAGTPEIKSILVRQLDEAILAHERIVTYMLERGWYHPWDTKQQLQLNMQNVDTALGLSLN; this is encoded by the coding sequence ATGAATCCAATCATTGAGCATTTGATGGGTGTGCAACCCTTGACAGACCAAGTCATAGCGATGGATTATTTGATTACTTCTAAAAGTGCAGTGAGGAATTATGCAATGGCCGTCACGGATGCAGGTACTCCCGAAATCAAGTCGATATTGGTTCGTCAATTAGATGAAGCTATTCTTGCACATGAGCGCATTGTAACGTATATGCTCGAGCGTGGGTGGTATCATCCATGGGATACCAAGCAGCAGCTGCAACTCAATATGCAGAATGTAGATACGGCCCTAGGTCTGTCTTTGAACTGA